A window of Macrotis lagotis isolate mMagLag1 chromosome 1, bilby.v1.9.chrom.fasta, whole genome shotgun sequence genomic DNA:
GTAGGGTGCCTCTATTttccatcctcctcctcttcttcatcctCTTCCTCTGTTTCCTTGGGGACTCCCATGGCTATGGTGGCATCTCTGCCACACTGCTGAGGGCAACCTCCATCTTCTTTTAGAAGAGGAGAGTTCTcttgattcttgaaggaaaagtAATTAGAGCTGAAAATGAATCTCCTGCAGATACTCTTGATATTTCTGAGGCTGCTTGGGATCTTCAAATTCTTGCCTAGGCCCCGATGTCGGACCCACCTGGATGAGATGATTGGatactcaatcaatcaatcagctaGCCAGATGGATCCCATTGCTACTGTCCTTGCTAATTTACAAAATGAATTCATTactattcccatttcacagagggAAGGATTGAGATCAGAAAGGGATCATAGGGTGGTAGTATCGCAGATGGAGAGCCAGAAGAGAATTCCAAGGCCATTGAGAAGGACAGAATCAGAGTCTGGCCAAAGTGAAGGCAGCCTTAGAGTCCATGCACCCCTCTTTTTATGAGGAGCAAAGCTGAGGTGCCCAGAGGAAAAGAAGGGGCTTGTCCAAAGTGAAGAAAGGAGTTGGAATTGTTCCCCAGGTCACCTGGCTGCAAACCCACTCCCTTTGCACTCAAGCCCCAAATCTGGCCCCTCACCAGAAGGCACAGATGAGAATGATGAGCACGACCAGGCCAAAACACGTTACACTTAAGGTCCAGAGGTGCCTTTTTCGCATGTTCTCTGGAAAAGACAAGGCAGGTGGAGAGAGGTGCCAGACCCAGCTGTCTGGGACCCCTCAACCACTTCTGCATCTGGGGACCCAACCACAGATGCCTAGGGGACCCAGCCCTGCTAAGTCTGGGGATGTCAGCCCCCCACCCCTGGTTCCTTTGGAAGATACCAGTCTGTTTACCTGAGGGTCTCAGGCCTCCAGATTCCCTTGGGGGTCGGAATGACTCAATTTCTTTAGCCTGGGAGACTCAGACCTCCAGGTCCCCCTGGGGGTTCTCAAGTCCCCTTGGCTACCAGTGAAGACCCAACTCATCTAGCCTGGGGAGGGATGGTCTCAAGTCTCAAgattctcctctcctttcccttggcttcctagCCACCTGCATACTTGAGGAGCTCCACACCTAacccttttctcctctccacGTGGGGAACTCAGAAATCTAGGCTTCCCAGTATGAAAAGATTCAGACCCCCCATTGCCCAGACTACAGCAAGCCTGAGAACAAGTTCCCTTACCATCTGGTCTCTGGTGGTAACACAACCCTTCCTTATAACAGCATCGAAGTCGAAGGCAGAAGGTAGGGTCCTCTATGGCCGCCTGGCCCCCACATGCTTCCCTGAACCACACTTCTCCTTTGCAGCCTAGGAGAGAGGATGGGAACCAAATCCCTAGATCCCTCCTCCCATTGGGAGTCAGGGGTCCTGAGCCCCAGCACCCTCTGCATCAGGAATCATGGCCAGAGTCATTCTTGGGGGCCCTCCAGCCCACTGGGGACCCCCAACCCTCCCCCCCTCAAGGACCTGATAGATATACATTCCACACAGCCTGCTCTTCCCTCAGGATTCAACTCACTCCACGGGTAGAAAAAGCGTTGGATTCCATTCCCATCTGGAAGAAAAGAGGGGAACTTTTGGGGGGAGGCAGAGCTAGGAACCCCCAAGCCTCTAACCTCCCCTTCTCGCTCCCTGTCCTCACCAGTTCTGCCCAACTCCAGCAGCAGGAAGCTGAGGGTGAGGATGACAGCAGCCAACATGATGCCCCCAGAATCCCTCAGCTCAGACTCTACCTCCTCTGACCTCTGGGGGTCTCTGGGGATCCTTCCCTGTGGTAACCTCAGCAACTAGCCCTACCCCACCCCAGGTCCCAAGAGTCTAGAATCCTATTGATAGGGTGGGTCTCTCCATGGCTACCAGTGTCACTGGATAGGGGGAGGCTTTGGGGGCTCAGTCCCCCAACCTCACCTAATTAGAGGCTGTGCTTCATCCTAAGTTCCATGGCCTCCTGGGCTGTGCCCCAGCTCTGGAACATACTCCATCCTGGCCACCAGCTCTTGGAATGGCAAGCTTCTTCCAAATTCTGCCCCTCCCTGAAGCCTTTCCTCCCTGGGAGCccccagtgggggggggggaatgaccTTGTCTTTAGGAACAGAGGTTTGAGATTAGCACTGtccagatgaggagactgaagctaAGAGAAGGGATTTGGCCAGGGCCTCAGAACCAATAGTATGTggcagaagctggatttgaacttgggcctcTTGCCTTTGTCCCCTGATGCATCTCTCCTTAACCATAGGTCTCCAGCTTTCTGAGGGCAGTGACTGTTGAATTTTccccttccacccccacccccacagtgGTGATTGAGAAGCACTCCTTACCCAAATGGAGTTTGGAGAATGACCCAGGTGTGGGGCAACCTCAATGGCAGCAGGGAGCCAGGAGCCTTTAGGGAAGAGGGCACTAGACATGTGGGATGCCTGGGTGGGTCTCTGAGACAGAGGGTTGAGGGATTAGAGACCCCGATTCCTTGAGGAAAGGGGATAAGGGTCCAGATTAGGTCCTTGAGGATGCTGGGATCCGCAAGAGAGAAGGAGACTCAGGAAATAAGAGTTAAGCATCCTTGAGGGAGGGGCAGGCTGGGGGCTCAGGATGCCTGGGTCCCTGAGAAAGGAAAGGATTTGGGGAATCAGAATGCCTGTGTCTTTgagggagtgtgtgtgtgggggagactGGAACATCAGCATGGCTTGATCCCCAAATCTAGGAATTGGGACTCTTGGGTTCCAAGGGAGAAGAGGGTCGGGGGTTCCAGATCCTTGGGCATTTTGAGGGACTGGACACAGAGGGGAGGGCTGGGGACTCAGGATGCCTGGGTTCCTGAGAAAGGAAAGGACTTGGAAATCAGAATGCCTGGGTCTttgagggagtggggggggggctggaacATCAGCATGGCTTGATCCCCAAATCTAGGAATTGGGACTCTTGGGTTCCCAAGGGAGAAGAGGGTCAGGGGTTCCAGATCCTTGGGCATTTTGAGGGACTGGATGCCTGGGCTTCCAGATTGCCCATCCCAGAAAAGATGAGGAATCCGGAAGACACCTGGGCTGGTTGAGTGTGAATGGGGAGGTGAGACTGTGGGGATAAACATGTGGGCTGAGGGGCCAGAATCTCCGTCAGAGATGACACAGGTCAGGTgggagggggctggggggggTCATTGGTCAGGCTGGGAAGGAGCTAGGAGCTGGCCTCAGCCCTGGCCGCTGCGCTTCCTGTGTCAACATCCTAGCGGGCCAACTTCCCATTCCtcgcattcttttcagatcaatgagggggtggggggctgggggCGGGCTCCCTGTGGGGCTGGGCCCTCCGTCACTGACCCACACCACTAATGACAGGCTGCAACTGCTCCTGCGGCTGCCGGCCCGTCACCCTCTCCTTGGGCCAGACGGCCCCCCGCAGCCTGGGCCGGGCAGACACCACCACACCATGGGGCCGCCTGTGAGCTGAGCTCACAGACCACCCCACCTAGGGAGCCCCCCAGACCACCCCGCCACCCGCCCGCCTTCCTGTCTCCCTGGGGCTCTGCCCCACTCCCTGGCTGCTCATTCGTTCCCTTTGTCCCTGACTGAgctttctcccttcccttgaGCCCTTGATCTGGTCCATCCTTCCCATTTCCTGAAAATGGTACCCAGGCCATTCCCTCTCCAGCCCTAGGCTTCGGGTCAGGAGCTTTGGCTTCCACTTGGTGATCCTACAGGAGCCCCTCCACCCACCCTCAGGAAAGTGAAGTCTTTGAGTGGCATCTCAgtccccccccatcccccccccccccacccccccgtcAAATGGTCCCATGGGATTCATTGATGTGTAAGCATTGTCCTGTCTCTGTCTGAGATCTCCCCTTACCCTTCCTCCAGGGAATGGTGCCAAGTCTCTGATCACtgatcctccccctccccagaccTTGCCGGCTTCCCCTTTCCCAGTCTTATGAATACCAGTGCCATGTGGTCCCCAAGTGTTGGGGTTTAGGGTTCAGAAACCTAGGTCCCTCAACAACTGAGGATTctgttcttcccctcccccttgtTGGTGAATCCCCCTGCCCCTGGGCCTGAGTCACTTTGCCTACTGacctggggtggaggtgggggggatGATATCTATGTCAGAGCTGATGCAGCCTCTGGCCCCCCACACTGAGTCACCCACCGGAAACTACCCCCAAGGGTTGGAGACCAGGAGGCTGGTGGTCAGCACCGGGGGTTCTCCCCGTCTGCCTCGGTTTCCCTTTGTAGTTGGCAAGGTAGGGAGGACTTGATCACCTGACCTATGAGATCATGTCCCATGCTGGGGTTCCCTGATGTCATCTTCCTCAGGACCCCCCACAAGGGACATTGCCAGTcaatccctccccctcccccatgctCTCCACCAGATGACCCATCAGAGGTTAGGTAGGACTGGACAACGGGGGGGGGGGACACACAAACAACTCCATCCAGCCCCCTCCCCAGTTCTGGCAAACagactccctttctttttccttgactctCTGGGTTGGTCTCTCCATCACCCTTCCAGTGCTTCTGTCTCCCTGACTTCTTTTGGCCACCTGGTCTCTCTGGGTTGGACTCAGACTGTTTGCTGTCTTGGGTCCTCCAAGACAGTGCCATCTCTCTGGGACTTCAAATCCACCAGTCTCCCTTCAGCCACCTCTGAAGccctcatctttcctttcttGGCTTCTCTTCATCAGTCTCAGGATTCCCaggctctctgtctctcttcatttctctcagCCACTCCATCTATAGTTCccagtttctcttttttgtctccaTCTCACTGTCCCTGCCCTTTCTTGGAGGGATTGTCTTAGGCCCCCACTGACTAGGTGGTGTTTATCTCTTGGTCCCcatctcatttctcattttccatctctgaGGGGTTTCTCTTCTGTTATTTCTCTTCCATagtgtctctgactctgtctcttggtctctctgtgtctctgtctccgtctccgtctctctctctctctctctctctctctctctctctctctctctctctctctccctgtttctatttctgtttctgtctctctctgccttcgACTGTTTTGGTTCTACTGTTTGCCTCTCATTTAGTCTGTCCATCTCTGAACATCTCCAAGTATACCAAGGTCTTTCTATCTCCTCACTGTTTCCAGGCCTCTAAGTCTTCCCcatcccttctccagctcagtgTCTTCACACCCCCGTGCGTCTCCTGGTCTCTGGTCCCGACCCTATGTCTCCACTTGGGCTGGCTCtacctcctctctgtctctgccagTCCTGGGCACCTGTGgattctggcctcagtttccaagtctgcctcttcttctctcttcactTCAGTCTCAGCCCTGCTATCTCTGTCTCACCTTTGCTGGCAATGACTCCTAGACTCTGTGTCTTTCTCAgtgtctgtctctttccttcccattcccctcctgCCTCAGTCTTCTCGGGTCTGTTCTTTCCAATGTGTCTGGGcagctccctccctcccatttccAGCTCCATATCATGTCTCAGTGTGTCTTTGCCTCTAGTCTCCTCACTGTCTCTGgcttgggggtgggagggagggaatgaggaTGAGCTCAGTGGGTCCCCTTTGGGCCCCCCATGTATCACAGCTCagcctccccccttccccctccttcccctgcTCCTGCTCAGGCCGGGccggggctggggctggggaGAGTGAGTCAGGATGTGTCAggctcccctccctccccccccttccctcccctcccggGCGGGCGGTGGCTGGGCCCTGGCCCCTGCCCCAGCCCCTACCCGGCTCAGCCTGGTCCCAGCCCCCTATATAACCCCCCGGCCTCACTCACATACTCCTTTACTCCCcaactctctctctttccctctctcacactcctctctctttctctttctctcacaaacacacactctctctctctctctctctctctctctctctctctctctctctctctctctctctctctctctctctctctctctccctctctccctctccccctctctctgtctctgtctctctctgtctgtctgtctctctctctctctctctctctctctcacacacacacacacacacacacacacacacacacagaggcaatCCAACCCAACACGCTGCCACATGTCTCCCCCCACCTCGATCTGGCCTGCCTGACCCCAGGGTCCCCTGATCCCAAAGTGAGGCTCACTGGGCTGACCTGGCCTGGGAGGGGTTAAGACCAAGATACCCCCTCCCCAGCCGTCCCTGGGGACGGAGCCCGGAGCCCAAGCCCAGCCTGAGTGTGGGGATATGGACAGTAAGTTCCCTCAAGTTCATAGGGAGTGGGgcaggggggagagggagggaccCTGGGCAGAGGGTGGGAAGCATCAAAGGGAGGGAGTCAGAGAGGGGTGGAGAGAGACAGGCTCAAGGGAACTGAATGAACGAGAGAAGAGTGAGACTAGAGGCAGGGAGACGACCACAGAAAGGTGAGAaaagtagagagggagagagaaactgagacccagagagacagagaggagccTGGGGGACAGGGAGACAGCTAGAGAAAGGTCAAAGAAGTGGAAGGTTGGATGGGagtcagagagggagagacagaaacagagaggaggGACACCGAGGAACCTGGGGGACAGGGAGGCAGCTAGAGAAAGGTGAAAGAGTGGGAGCAGGCCagggagagagactgagacacagGAACCTGGGGGACAGGGAGGCAGCTAGAGAAAGGTGAAAGAAGTGGAAGGCTGGAAGGGAGCAGAGAGACAGGCAAGTGGGGGACagaagatggagagagggagTGAAAATGAGGTGAGGAGACCCCGAGAGAGAGCAGAGGCCAGAAGAGGCGGGCAAGGGGTCAGTGAGGGAGCAGAGTCAGAGAGGGACAAAGAGAGACTCAAGGAGGCCCAGCCAGAAGGACCCAAAGATAAAGCACAGACTCTGGGTgacagggaaaggggaggagatgggaggagaAGGAGGCTGGGCTGTGGGGGAGCCTCTGATTGGCTGCATTGGGCAGGAGGAGGTGGGGGCTCCCCCGGGGCTGAGCCTAGGGCTAGGGAAGGGGATGGGGGGCAGCGGCCCAGGCTCTGTTTGGGTCCCAGCCTCTCCGGCGCTCTGTCTCCCGCAGCCTCTGGGGGACCCCGGCCCCTGGCTCCCCGGGTGTGTCCCAGTGGCTTCTCCCTCGGTGTGACCCTGGCCCCCCCCCAGCAGCTGGGCCTGGTGCCCCCGTGCCCTGTCCCTGGGGCGGGGGTCCGTCCCGCCGGGTCGGACGGTGCCCGCTGCCTCCGCTCTCCCTCCCTCCGCAGCCCTCTCTCTGTCCCCACGTCCCCGCCTCTGGGCACCTCTCCCAGCTCCGTCTGCTCACGGTCCTGCTCTCGGGGGgcggggggttggggagggggcggggggggcCGGCGGGCCCCGGCAGACCTGGCCCCCGGCGGGCGCTCCCCGCTGCTCCGGGCTTCTGGGGGGGCAGGGGGCGTGGGTGTCTGCAgatgggggggcggggggcaggTCGTGGCCTGCGCCTCCCCCCCCACTAGGGCCGGGATTCCGGCGTCCGGGGGCGGAGGGAGACGCCCGGCCCGTCTGCTCGCCCCGGGCCGCGTCTGCTCGGCTGGGCGGGGCCCCTGCCTTCCCGGGAGGAGGGGGGGCAGCCGGCTCCCCGGGCCGCCCCCTCGGGGCCCCAGCTCCCCGCTCCCCGCaggccccggcccgggccccgctCTGCCTCCCCCCGTCTCTTCCCGCTCCCCCCAGGGCTGTGCCGCCTGGTCCTGGCCGTGCTGAGCCTGTGGCCCCCCCGCGCTGGGGCCTCGGCGCCCCCGCTGCCCCCCGGGCCGCCCCGCGCCGCCCCGCTCCCGGGCCCCGGGGAGTCCCGAGCCGAGCTGGACAGCGCCGTGCTCCTGACCCGGGGGCTGCTGCGAGACACCCGGCAGCTGGCCGCCCAGCTGGTGagccccccacccacccccaccccaggagggagagatggggggagaggggagacagggagagacggagagacagacagagggacacggagacagacagagagacagagagaggcagagagagagacagagacaagagacagagagagacagagagagagacagagagaagagacagagaggaagagagagagacagagacagagagaggcagagagagagacagagagaagagacagagagagacagagacaagagacagagagagagacagagacaagagacagagagagagacagagagaggcagagagagagacagagacaagagacagagagagacagagacagagagaggcagagagagagacagagacaagagacagagagagagacagagagaggcagagagagagacagagagagacagagacagagagaggaagagagagagacagagacagagagaggcagagagagagacagaagagacagagagagacagagacaagagacagagagagacagagacagagagaggaagagagagagacagagacagagagaggcagagagagagacagagacaagagacagagagagacagagacagagagaggcagagagagagacagagacaagagacagagagagacagagacaagagacagagagagagacagagagaggcagagagagagacagagagaagagacagagagaggaagagagagagacagagacagagagaggcagagagagagacagagagaagagacagagagagacagagacaagagacagagagagacagagacaagagacagagagaggcagagagagagacagagacaagagacagagagagacagagacaagagacagagagagagacagagagaggcagagagagagagaagagacagagagagacagagagagacgagagaggaagagagaagagacagagagagacagagacaagagacagagagagagacagagagaggaagagagaagaaagagacagagacagagagagacagacagagggagacagagacagagacagagagagagagaggaagagagaagagacagagacagagggagagagacagagacagagggagagacaagagagagagagagaaacagagacagacaggaagagaggagagagagaggcagagagggagagagaaacagagacagggaagcagggacagagggacagagagagacagagacagagacagagaaacagagagatacagaaacagaaacagagacaaagagatagacatGGAGCGAGGAGAGAGAGTGAGGGGGAAACATaaagagacaaacagacagacacagagatagacaaacagaaacagacagacaaggcagagaaagagacagacagtgagagggagagaagagggaggagagagaaaaagagggaaggagggagggagcaagGGGAAAGAGCAAGAGAAGAGAAtcggaagggagagaggagagcagatagacacagagaaagagggagggggagaggaagggggagggggagagagtggTATCCCAGGGACAAGAGTTAGACAGAAACAGGTTGCCAGGGAAACACTCAAGGACAAGAGGCAGACcgaggtggagagagagagagagagagagagagagagagagagagagagacaagagacagagagagaagaggacgATGGGAAGCCAGTGAGCTACGCAGGTGGGTGAGGAACTGCTGAGGGTCCCGGCTGAAGACCCCAAGGTGGCTGGCTGGTGGCTGGTGGCTGGCAGAGGACAGAGACAAGCGAGGAGAGCTTCAAAagcagggagagacagagaagatgagtggggggggggagtggacaAAAagatgggggttgggggaagagCCGGGAGAAttcagagccagagccagagccagactGAAACCAGGGGAGggcagagagatggaggaaaagaagagattcaagattcaatggggggggggggggggggcaggggaggaagAGAGCCATCCGTTCCAAACCAGCGGGAGGCAGAGACTGACACTGAAAGGCAGGAGGCCGGGGGGTCCTGAATCCTGGATGAGGAGGGAGTGGGTCTGGAAGGATCCcctccttatttccttcctcccccccagaAAGCCAAGTTCCCAGCAGAGGGAGATCACAGCTTGGATTCCTTGCCGACCCCTGGGATGAGCTTTGGGGCAATGGGTGCCCTTCAGGTGAGTGGGTTCAAATGGAGGGGAGGGTGGTTGGGGCCAGGGTAAGGGGGGCTGACGGTGTGTCCCCTCTGCCAGCTCCCCAGTGTGCTGACCCGCCTGCGAACCGACCTCCTCTGCTACCTCTGGCATGTACACTGGCTCCGCCGCGCGGGGGGCCCGGCCCTTCGGAGCCTGGACCCAGAACTGGGAGCTCTCCAAGTGAGGTTGGACCGGCTGCTCAAGAGACTGCAAGTCCTGGTAGGACCCAGGGAACTCCCAAGGCAGTCAGTCCCCTTGGTACctagaggcagagacagaggccCCAGGAACCTGGCTCAGGTTCAAAGAGCCCCCCAGTCCCGGCCCAAAGCCCCTGAAGCCACAGGACCTGAGACCatgcccctcccccgccccaggGACCCTCATCTCAGGCCTGAGACCATTGGCCCTAGAACTGCTAGCAAGGACCCGAGATGGCTGACCCTGGAGACCCTCATTCCAGAGTCCACTGGCTCACCCTTAGTCCCAAGAATCTTCTCAGTCCCTGAGAAAATACCCCCTGGAGAGCATGAATCCCGGGATGCCCACCTTGAGCCCCCAAACCATGGACCTGTGGATCTCTGGACCCTGACTAAGGGACCAAAGAAAGTGACCTCAGGGTCTGAGACCCTCTGCTGGGAAGGTGGGAACCTCTAGGCCAGGATAGGAAGGCATAAACCTAGAACcctgttccccctcccccacctttctGGATCTTGAAACCATAGCCCCCGGGACTCTCATCCTTGAAAGTATCATTACCCCTACCCCAGGAGACTGAGAGTACATCCTGTCATTCCTCACCCAGAACCCAGGAAATGTGTCCTGAGGTTCCTTCCATCCCAGGGCCCCACCCCAAACCTATCCCTGGCTGCTGGCTCACTGACCCCTGTCCATTCTTCTTCACAGATGGCTCGTTTCTCTCTGCCCAAGCCTCCACCGGAGGCCCCAGCCCCACCTCTGGCCCCACCAGGGTCAACCTGGGGTGGGATCCAGGCAGCCCATGCTGTGCTGGGGGGGCTGCACCTCACCCTGGACTGGGCCGTGAGGGG
This region includes:
- the TMEM190 gene encoding transmembrane protein 190 isoform X1 encodes the protein MLAAVILTLSFLLLELGRTDGNGIQRFFYPWSELNPEGRAGCVECCKGEVWFREACGGQAAIEDPTFCLRLRCCYKEGLCYHQRPDENMRKRHLWTLSVTCFGLVVLIILICAFWWVRHRGLGKNLKIPSSLRNIKSICRRFIFSSNYFSFKNQENSPLLKEDGGCPQQCGRDATIAMGVPKETEEEDEEEEEDGK
- the TMEM190 gene encoding transmembrane protein 190 isoform X2, yielding MLAAVILTLSFLLLELGRTDGNGIQRFFYPWSCKGEVWFREACGGQAAIEDPTFCLRLRCCYKEGLCYHQRPDENMRKRHLWTLSVTCFGLVVLIILICAFWWVRHRGLGKNLKIPSSLRNIKSICRRFIFSSNYFSFKNQENSPLLKEDGGCPQQCGRDATIAMGVPKETEEEDEEEEEDGK
- the IL11 gene encoding interleukin-11 isoform X2, whose protein sequence is MSFGAMGALQLPSVLTRLRTDLLCYLWHVHWLRRAGGPALRSLDPELGALQVRLDRLLKRLQVLMARFSLPKPPPEAPAPPLAPPGSTWGGIQAAHAVLGGLHLTLDWAVRGLLLLKARL
- the IL11 gene encoding interleukin-11 isoform X1, with amino-acid sequence MSFGAMGALQLPSVLTRLRTDLLCYLWHVHWLRRAGGPALRSLDPELGALQVRLDRLLKRLQVLVGPRELPRQSVPLVPRGRDRGPRNLAQVQRAPQSRPKAPEATGPETMPLPRPRDPHLRPETIGPRTASKDPRWLTLETLIPESTGSPLVPRIFSVPEKIPPGEHESRDAHLEPPNHGPVDLWTLTKGPKKVTSGSETLCWEGGNL